TTCCAGCGCTTTCGTTAACAACGCGATCTGCTCGTCGGTAGCATGTTCCGCCGCATAGCGTACCAGGCTGGATTCAAAGAAAAGCCGTAGCTGTTCAAAGTGAGCGATGCCGCCAGGATGAGTAAGAAAATCTTTCGCCATACCCGACAGTTCACTGATGATGGTATCAGCGGAGGGGCGCGAGACGCGGGCGCGTTCGCCGTTATTGATTTGCACCAGACCTTTACGCTTCAGCGCAGCTAACGCTTCACGCACGGAGGGACGTCCCACATTGAAGAAGGCCATTAATTCACGTTCAGACGGTAGCTGTTCTCCCTCGCCAAACTCATGACGGCGGATCATCTGCTCCAGCTCTTCCTCAACCATTTCAGACAGTTTTTTACGCGCCAGCGGGCGGCGGCGCAAACTACGCCCGAGGGATGTCGGAGAATCTTCTGCTTGCGAATCAAATGCGTTCATAACGTCCATTCATGAGTGGTCGGTGGCAAATAATAGCAAGCTTATCGTAACACAGCTTTAAAAGCAGGGTGAACCCGAGAGGAGACCAAACAAAACAGGCCCTTCAGGGCCTGTTGATTATTTTACTACACGCAGCGCCGGACGTCCGCCACGCGGCGGAGGCGGCTCGTCATCAGGACTACTGTCGTCATCGTGGTCGGGCTTATCACCATCAATGACGGACATCACGGTCTCGCTTTCCGCGCCTGCGGTATTGTCATCATCATTTAAGCTGACAACGTCTTCATCATAGGCGGCTTCAGGCTCAAACATGGTGCCTGCGCCATTTTCACGGGCGTAAATCGCCAGCACCGCAGCCAAAGGCACAGAAACCTGACGGGGAACGCCGCCGAAGCGCGCATTAAAACGCACTTCATCATTAGACAGCTCCAGATTACCTACCGCTCGCGGCGCAATATTGAGGACGATTTGCCCATCGCGCGCATATTCCATAGGGACATGCACGCCAGGCAGCATCACATCCACCACCAGATGCGGGGTCAACTGGTTATCCAGCAACCACTCGTAGAAAGCACGCAACAGATAAGGACGACGCGGCGTCAACTGTGACAAATCCATACAGGTTAACCCCGACCGAGGCGCATTTCACGTTCAGCTTCGGTTAAAGAAGCCAGGAAAGAATCACGTTCAAAGACGCGGGTCATATAGCCTTTCAGCTCTTTCGCCCCTGCGCCGCTGAATTCAATACCCAACTGCGGTAAACGCCACAGGAGAGGCGCCAGGTAGCAATCAACCAGGCTGAATTCGTCGCTCAGGAAATACGGTTTCTGACCAAATACTGGCGCAATCGCCAGCAGCTCTTCACGCAGTTGTTTACGTGCAGAGTCGGCCTCGGAAGCAGACCCGTTTACGATGACGTTCATCAGCGTATACCAGTCTTTTTCAATACGGTGCATGTACAGACGGCTTTCACCGCGCGCGACCGGATAAACCGGCATCAGCGGCGGATGAGGGAAACGCTCATCCAGATATTCCATAATGATGCGAGATTCCCACAGGGTCAGCTCACGATCCACCAGTGTCGGAACGCTTTGATTCGGGTTGAGGTCAATCAGATCCTGAGGTGGATTGTCCTTTTCCACATGTTCGATCTCAAAACTAACACCCTTTTCAGCCAACACAATGCGGACCTGATGGCTATAGATGTCAGTAGGACCAGAAAACAGCGTCATTACCGAACGTTTGTTGGCAGCGACAGCCATGAAAACCTCCAGGTATATTCAGAATTTTTACTGCTACCAGCCACAATGTGACCAGCCAGATGTTATGTCACCCAGGGCGAAAAAAGCCATCATTGCTCAGAAACGAGACAAAAAATGAACATTCCCCGCTATTTGGGCAGAAAATTGGATGATAGTTTACCAGATTTTGTGACCTTTGTGGTGAGTCGATTCTGGAAATGAGGAAAAAGAGATATTCCTGGTCTGAAATGCTCGCCCCACCTGAGATATTGTCTTTCGCCTGTTATGCCTGTACTACCGGTGCGCCCCAGCCATCAAAACTGCCGCCATGTTTTTCAGCCAGATCGGTAAGCTGGCAAGTGATTTCTGTCATATGCCATTGTTGCGGAGCATCGGTGCTGATAAAAGACGCCATAAACCCCTGTTGCGGGTCATTCATTCGAATACTGACCAGCGTTATGCCATACGGTAATGCAGCAATATCTTGCGCCAGGTCGCGCGCTGCGACCTCTGTAGGCAATGTCGCATAATAATCAATAGCGCGCGGAAGCGTCAGATCATCACCTTGTTCCTGTAATCCCCGGCACACACGGGAATCGTGTATCCAGTTCCAGTCGTATCGGGTTGGATACAAGAACTGGCGGTAAAAGTTTCCTTTATCATTGTGACTCTCTCTATAACTAAAAGAGATTTCCGGGCCACCAGCGAGCAATTTATCCAGCGTCTTTTCCCAGTTAAGATCCTCTTCCGACATGAACACAAAATCGCGCCAGCCTTGTTGGGTAACCACACCCACCAGCCAGATCGGAAACGTCTTCCCCTTTTCATCAAGCCAGTCCTCTATACGATTTAAACTCTGTGTTTCATCGGGCTGCGGTAAACCATTTTCATAACAGTTGGTGTAATGAACACGTAAGAACCCGGTATGGATAAGGCGATCAAATTTTTCATCCTGAATGGCGCCGATATCCACACGTATACCCGTAACATGGTCATCCACCGTTGTTATAAAGAATTCCCATTTATTCGACAGCATTAACGACTCTTTCTTAGTAAACAATGAGTTAAAAAATCCCACTGTGACTTCCTTTTCTCTGAGCGTGCATGAAAAATGAATAAGATGAGAATAATGCTAAAGATAGGGAGGAAAAGAGACTGGATTCGGACTTTAGCCATAAAAAAACCCGCCGAAGCGGGTTTTTTCGCTAACAGTTGTCTGCCGAAGCAGAACCCCATTAACGTTTGGAGAACTGCGGACGACGACGTGCTTTACGCAGGCCGACTTTCTTACGTTCAACCTGACGAGCGTCACGAGTAACGAAGCCAGCTTTACGCAGTTCGCCACGCAGGGACTCGTCGTACTCCATCAGAGCGCGGGTGATACCGTGACGGATCGCACCAGCCTGACCAGAGATACCACCACCTTTAACAGTGATGTACAGATCCAGTTTCTCAACCATGTCGACCAGTTCCAGCGGCTGACGAACTACCATGCGGGCAGTTTCACGACCGAAGTACTGTTCCAGAGAACGTTGGTTGATAACGATTTTACCGTTGCCCGGTTTGATGAACACGCGAGCTGCGGAACTTTTGCGGCGACCAGTGCCGTAGTATTGATTTTCAGCCATTGCCTATAATCCCGATTAGATGTCAAGAACTTGCGGTTGCTGTGCCGCGTGGTTGTGCTCGTTGCCCGCGTAAACTTTCAGTTTACGGAACATAGCACGACCCAGCGGGCCTTTTGGCAGCATGCCTTTAACCGCGATTTCAATCACACGCTCAGGACGGCGGGCAATCATCTCTTCAAAGGTCGCTTGTTTGATACCACCGATGTGGCCGGTGTGGTGATAGTACACTTTGTCAGTACGCTTGTTGCCGGTTACAGCAACTTTGTCAGCGTTCAGAACGATGATGTAATCACCGGTATCTACGTGCGGAGTGTATTCCGCTTTGTGCTTACCGCGCAGGCGACGAGCCAGTTCAGTAGCCAGACGGCCCAGAGTTTTACCGGTCGCGTCAACAACATACCAGTCGCGTTTTACGGTTTCTGGTTTAGCTGTAAAAGTTTTCATTAAAAGCTTACCCAAATAAATAAGTTACACGTTGGTGAACACCCAAACGTTTTAAATAGTTGAGGTTCACACGACAAAGTCCGGTAAACCTACCCCCTCGGATATGTTTGGCCGGCACAGAGAAAGTTTGGGAAAAAACTCTCTTGTAACGTGGGGTCGCAGGATTATAGAGAAGTCCAGGTCAAAGATCGACCCCTTTTTGCGATTTGCCGCGGGTTTTGTTCAGGCCTGGTTCACCCTCCGGTCGGGGAGGTTGCACAGATATAATACCGCATAATGCCGGAGCGCTGCGCTTGTCCGGCTTACGGCATATGCTCCCGCTTGAGATACTCCGCACTCTGCATCTCTTGCAGGCGCGACAGACAGCGCTGAAATTCAAACTTGAGCCGCTCCCCCTGATAAATTTCATATAACGGCGCGGCAGCGCTGACCACCAGCTTAACGTGGCGCTCGTAAAACTCATCCACCAGCGCAATAAAGCGGCGCGCTTCGTTCTCCATCAGCGGCGTCATGACCGGCACGTCAAACAGCAGAACCGTGTGAAATAACCTTGAGAGCGCAATGTAATCATGCTGGCTGCGGGCCTCGACGCACAGCGTAGCGAAAGAGACCGCTAGCGTTTGGTTTTCAACGCCCAGGGTGGATAAAGAGCGATGATTGATTTCCAGCGTCGGAGCGTGCTCGCGCGCGGCCCCCGCTAACGCCAGCCACAGTTTATCCATTTGCCGCCGGGTTTCATCATTAAGCGGCGTTAGCCATAAATGGGCCTGCGTCAGCGTCCGCAGCCGGTAATCGACGCCGGCGTCCACATTCATAATGTCGCAGTGCTGTTTAATGGCATCGATAGCCGGCAGGAAGCGGGCGCGTTGCAAACCGTTGCGGTAGAGTTCATCCGGCGGAATATTGGAGGTCGCGACCAGCGTAATGCCGCGTGCAAACAGCGCTTTCATTAAACCGCCCAGCAGCATGGCGTCGGTAATATCGGTGACGAAAAACTCATCGAAACACAGTACGTCCGTCTCGGTTTTAAACCGATCGGCAATAATGTCTAACGGATCGATCTGTCCCTGTAACGCGGTAAGCTCTTCATGCACGCGCAGCATAAACCGATGAAAATGCAGGCGTAGTTTTCGCTCGCCCGGCAGGCTGTGGTAGAAGAGATCCATGAGCCAGGTTTTGCCGCGACCCACGCCCCCCCACATATACAGCCCGCGAACCGGTATTTGCGCGTCCGGTTCGTTTTTGCCTAATAATTTCCCCAGTCGCGCTATCAGACCGCCGGGTGGCGTAGCCGACGATTTTTTCGCGGTGAGCGCCTGATAAAGGGTTTCCAGACGGTCGACCGCCTCTTTCTGTACGTCGTCAGGCTGATGGGTGCCTTCGTTGAGTGCCTGGAGATAACGCGATGTAGGGGAAAGGCTTTGCATAATGTTATTGTTATTCCTTGAAAATCGATGTGCCGTCGTTCACGGCTGACGAAAAAAAGGCCGTTCTACACTACGCGATATGCTGTCGGGATTCCACTTCTACGGAATTAGCGGTTATAGTGGCATAATCAGGCGCGGGCATGGAGCCTGGAGCCAACACCCTACGGAAACATAAGACAACGGGAGATGTTCATGACCTGGGAATATGCGCTAATTGGATTAGTCGTCGGTATCATCATTGGTGCCGTGGCCATGCGTTTTGGTAATCGTAAGTTACGTCAACAGCAGGCATTGCAGTACGAACTGGAAAAAAACAAAGCTGAGCTGGAAGAGTACCGTGAAGAGCTGGTTAGCCACTTTGCCCGCAGCGCGGAACTGCTGGATACCATGGCGCATGATTACCGCCAGCTGTATCAGCATATGGCGAAAAGCTCCAGCAGCCTGCTGCCGGAAATGTCTGCGGAGTCGAATCCGTTCCGTAACCGTCTGGCGGAGTCTGAGGCGAGCAACGATCAGGCGCCAGTACAAATGCCACGTGATTATTCTGAAGGCGCGTCTGGCCTGTTACGTAGCGGCGCAAAGCGCGATTAATCGCACGCCGTTAAGAAATTTATCGGGCGCATCGCTTGCGCCCTCTCTCTATCTTTCCTGTCCCAGCTATTATCATTGTTACCAGGCTGAAAATTCAATAACATCAATCTGTTTTGAATTGTCTATCCGTTCATTCAAGGTACGAGAGCAGCATCCATGAAAAAACACACCCAGCTGTTAAGTGCATTAGCGTTAAGTGTCGGGTTAACTCTTTCGGCGCCGTTTCCAGCCCTTGCATCGATACCAGGCCAGGTGCCAGGCCAGGCGACGCTGCCAAGCCTTGCCCCTATGCTGGAGAAAGTGCTGCCTGCTGTCGTCAGCGTAAAAGTCGAGGGAACCGCCGCCCAGAGCCAAAAAGTGCCGGAGGAGTTTAAAAAATTCTTTGGCGAGGATCTGCCAGACCAGCCGTCCCAGCCGTTTGAAGGACTCGGTTCGGGGGTGATTATCGATGCCGCGAAAGGCTATGTATTAACCAATAATCATGTGATTAATCAGGCACAGAAGATCAGCATTCAACTGAATGACGGACGCGAATTCGACGCGAAGCAGATCGGCGGCGACGACCAGAGCGATATCGCTCTGTTACAAATTCAGAATCCCAGCAAGTTAACGCAAATTGCCATCGCCGATTCCGACAAACTCCGCGTCGGCGATTTCGCCGTGGCGGTCGGTAATCCGTTTGGTCTTGGACAAACCGCCACCTCCGGGATTATTTCAGCGCTGGGACGCAGCGGGCTTAATCTGGAAGGGCTTGAGAACTTTATTCAAACCGATGCCTCTATTAACCGCGGCAACTCCGGCGGCGCGCTGCTTAACCTGAACGGCGAGCTGATCGGGATTAATACCGCGATCCTCGCGCCAGGGGGCGGGAGCATCGGCATTGGCTTTGCTATTCCTTCCAATATGGCGCAGACGCTGGCGCAGCAGTTGATTCAGTTCGGCGAAATCAAACGCGGATTGCTGGGAATTAAAGGCACTGAAATGACCGCTGATATCGCCAAGGCATTCAAACTGAACGTTCAGCGTGGCGCTTTTGTCAGCGAGGTTTTACCCAATTCAGGTTCGGCGAAGGCCGGGGTGAAATCCGGAGACGTGATTATCAGTCTTAACGGTAAGCAGCTGAATAGCTTTGCCGAACTGCGTTCACGTATCGCCACCACCGAACCGGGCACGAAAGTGAAGCTGGGCCTGCTGCGCGATGGTAAGCCGCTGGAGGTGGAAGTCACGCTGGATTCCAATACCTCTTCTTCCGCCAGCGCCGAAATGATCGCCCCGGCGTTGCAAGGCGCAACGTTGAGCGACGGCCAACTGAAAGACGGGACGAAAGGCGTTAAGGTTGATAGCGTCGAAAAAAGCAGTCCTGCCGCGCAGGCCGGTTTGCAAAAAGATGATGTTATCATCGGCGTTAATCGCGATCGCATCAGTTCTATCGCCGAAATGCGCAAAGTGATGGCGGCAAAACCGTCCATCATTGCTCTTCAGGTAGTACGCGGCAACGAGAACATTTATCTATTGCTGCGCTAATCCTGTCTTAAACCGGGCATCAGCCTGCGATGTGATGTCCGGTTAACTCATGGTATGCTGCTGCCGTTCCCTTTTTTAACGACGCCTCCATCATGTTTGTGAAGCTCTTACGTTCGGTCGCAATAGGTTTAATTGTCGGCGCTATTCTGTTGGCCGTGATGCCTTCTTTGCGCAAAATTAATCCTATCGCCGTCCCGCAATTCG
This DNA window, taken from Salmonella enterica subsp. enterica serovar Typhimurium str. LT2, encodes the following:
- the degQ gene encoding serine endoprotease (similar to E. coli serine endoprotease (AAC76266.1); Blastp hit to AAC76266.1 (455 aa), 89% identity in aa 1 - 455); translated protein: MKKHTQLLSALALSVGLTLSAPFPALASIPGQVPGQATLPSLAPMLEKVLPAVVSVKVEGTAAQSQKVPEEFKKFFGEDLPDQPSQPFEGLGSGVIIDAAKGYVLTNNHVINQAQKISIQLNDGREFDAKQIGGDDQSDIALLQIQNPSKLTQIAIADSDKLRVGDFAVAVGNPFGLGQTATSGIISALGRSGLNLEGLENFIQTDASINRGNSGGALLNLNGELIGINTAILAPGGGSIGIGFAIPSNMAQTLAQQLIQFGEIKRGLLGIKGTEMTADIAKAFKLNVQRGAFVSEVLPNSGSAKAGVKSGDVIISLNGKQLNSFAELRSRIATTEPGTKVKLGLLRDGKPLEVEVTLDSNTSSSASAEMIAPALQGATLSDGQLKDGTKGVKVDSVEKSSPAAQAGLQKDDVIIGVNRDRISSIAEMRKVMAAKPSIIALQVVRGNENIYLLLR
- the sspA gene encoding stringent starvation protein A (regulator of transcription; similar to E. coli regulator of transcription; stringent starvation protein A (AAC76261.1); Blastp hit to AAC76261.1 (212 aa), 98% identity in aa 1 - 211), encoding MAVAANKRSVMTLFSGPTDIYSHQVRIVLAEKGVSFEIEHVEKDNPPQDLIDLNPNQSVPTLVDRELTLWESRIIMEYLDERFPHPPLMPVYPVARGESRLYMHRIEKDWYTLMNVIVNGSASEADSARKQLREELLAIAPVFGQKPYFLSDEFSLVDCYLAPLLWRLPQLGIEFSGAGAKELKGYMTRVFERDSFLASLTEAEREMRLGRG
- the rpsI gene encoding 30S ribosomal subunit protein S9 (similar to E. coli 30S ribosomal subunit protein S9 (AAC76262.1); Blastp hit to AAC76262.1 (130 aa), 99% identity in aa 1 - 130), whose product is MAENQYYGTGRRKSSAARVFIKPGNGKIVINQRSLEQYFGRETARMVVRQPLELVDMVEKLDLYITVKGGGISGQAGAIRHGITRALMEYDESLRGELRKAGFVTRDARQVERKKVGLRKARRRPQFSKR
- the sspB gene encoding stringent starvation protein B (similar to E. coli stringent starvation protein B (AAC76260.1); Blastp hit to AAC76260.1 (165 aa), 89% identity in aa 1 - 165), whose translation is MDLSQLTPRRPYLLRAFYEWLLDNQLTPHLVVDVMLPGVHVPMEYARDGQIVLNIAPRAVGNLELSNDEVRFNARFGGVPRQVSVPLAAVLAIYARENGAGTMFEPEAAYDEDVVSLNDDDNTAGAESETVMSVIDGDKPDHDDDSSPDDEPPPPRGGRPALRVVK
- a CDS encoding putative cytoplasmic protein: MLSNKWEFFITTVDDHVTGIRVDIGAIQDEKFDRLIHTGFLRVHYTNCYENGLPQPDETQSLNRIEDWLDEKGKTFPIWLVGVVTQQGWRDFVFMSEEDLNWEKTLDKLLAGGPEISFSYRESHNDKGNFYRQFLYPTRYDWNWIHDSRVCRGLQEQGDDLTLPRAIDYYATLPTEVAARDLAQDIAALPYGITLVSIRMNDPQQGFMASFISTDAPQQWHMTEITCQLTDLAEKHGGSFDGWGAPVVQA
- the yhcB gene encoding putative periplasmic protein (similar to E. coli orf, hypothetical protein (AAC76265.1); Blastp hit to AAC76265.1 (134 aa), 97% identity in aa 1 - 134) produces the protein MFMTWEYALIGLVVGIIIGAVAMRFGNRKLRQQQALQYELEKNKAELEEYREELVSHFARSAELLDTMAHDYRQLYQHMAKSSSSLLPEMSAESNPFRNRLAESEASNDQAPVQMPRDYSEGASGLLRSGAKRD
- the rplM gene encoding 50S ribosomal subunit protein L13 (similar to E. coli 50S ribosomal subunit protein L13 (AAC76263.1); Blastp hit to AAC76263.1 (142 aa), 100% identity in aa 1 - 142), with amino-acid sequence MKTFTAKPETVKRDWYVVDATGKTLGRLATELARRLRGKHKAEYTPHVDTGDYIIVLNADKVAVTGNKRTDKVYYHHTGHIGGIKQATFEEMIARRPERVIEIAVKGMLPKGPLGRAMFRKLKVYAGNEHNHAAQQPQVLDI
- the yhcM gene encoding putative ATPase (similar to E. coli orf, hypothetical protein (AAC76264.1); Blastp hit to AAC76264.1 (375 aa), 85% identity in aa 1 - 373), yielding MQSLSPTSRYLQALNEGTHQPDDVQKEAVDRLETLYQALTAKKSSATPPGGLIARLGKLLGKNEPDAQIPVRGLYMWGGVGRGKTWLMDLFYHSLPGERKLRLHFHRFMLRVHEELTALQGQIDPLDIIADRFKTETDVLCFDEFFVTDITDAMLLGGLMKALFARGITLVATSNIPPDELYRNGLQRARFLPAIDAIKQHCDIMNVDAGVDYRLRTLTQAHLWLTPLNDETRRQMDKLWLALAGAAREHAPTLEINHRSLSTLGVENQTLAVSFATLCVEARSQHDYIALSRLFHTVLLFDVPVMTPLMENEARRFIALVDEFYERHVKLVVSAAAPLYEIYQGERLKFEFQRCLSRLQEMQSAEYLKREHMP
- the yhcK gene encoding putative gntR family regulatory protein (similar to E. coli putative FADA-type transcriptional regulator (AAC76258.1); Blastp hit to AAC76258.1 (263 aa), 87% identity in aa 1 - 263), which translates into the protein MDVMNAFDSQAEDSPTSLGRSLRRRPLARKKLSEMVEEELEQMIRRHEFGEGEQLPSERELMAFFNVGRPSVREALAALKRKGLVQINNGERARVSRPSADTIISELSGMAKDFLTHPGGIAHFEQLRLFFESSLVRYAAEHATDEQIALLTKALEINSQSLDDNALFIRSDVEFHRVLAEIPGNPIFMAIHVALLDWLIAARPSVPDRELHEHNNVSYQQHIVIVDAIRQRDPDKADRALQTHLNSVSATWHALGKKSQKMR